AGACTCCAACCTTGATTACGTCGTTATTCATGGCAATGTGGACGGTACCGACATGCTGACGCAAAGTATCACCGCTTTAACTACCAACTCCAACTCCAGCAACATGCGCCGCAACCTCACCCCCGCTTGCATTGCCACGGCCGCCCTGCTCCTCGCAGCGGCCATTGTGCCGGCCAACCCTGCCGGCCTGCCCTTGCACCAGCCCCGACAGCCCGATGGCCGGGGCGAGATTACCATTTCAGGCGAATTGAAACAGTGGCACAAGGTCACGCTGACGGTGGACGGCCCCTTCGCCCACGAGCAGGACAAGGAGCCCAACCCCTTCACGGATTATTGCCTCACGGTAGAATTTGTGCACGAGTCCGGCGCGCCGCGCTATCGCGTGCCCGGTTACTTTGCGGCCGACGGCAACGCGGCTCATTCCTCCGCCGAGGCAGGCACGCGATGGCGCGCCCATCTTTCCCCGGACAAACCTGGCCGGTGGACTTATACCATTTCCTTCCTTAGAGGCCCGCAAGCCGCCCTGCAAGACAAACCCACCGGCGCACCCGTAATCGGTCACGGCCGCACCGGCAGTTTTACCATCGCGCCCACAGACAAAACGGGCCGGGATTTTCGCGCCAGGGGCCGGCTGCAATACGTGGGAAAACACCACCTGCAATTTGCGGGCACCAGTGACTACTTCCTCAAAGCCGGCGCCGACGCCCCAGAAAATCTCCTGGCTTATGCGGACTTTGACGGCACGCATTCCCGCAAACTCAACCGCCAGGCGCGCCCCGGCGAGGCCTTGCCTGCGGGACTTAAAACCTGGCAGGCCCACGTGGCGGACTGGCGGCCGGGCGATCCCACCTGGAAGGACGGCAAAGGCAAGGGCCTGATTGGGGCGCTCAATTACCTCGCCGGCAAAGGCTGCAACGCCTTCTCTTTCCTTCCCTACAATGTCGGGGGCGATGGAAATGACGTTTGGCCTTTTGTCGAGCCCACGGAAAAAATGCACTACGACTGCTCCAAACTCGACCAATGGGGCATCGTGTTCGAGCACGCCACCCGCCTGGGATTGTATTTGCACTTCAAATTGCAGGAGACAGAGATGGATGACAACCGCCTCGGCGACCGCGACACCCCGGCCACGGTGCCGGCGGCGCTGGACGGTGGCGCCTTGGGGCCGGAGCGCAAACTGTATTGCCGCGAGCTGATTGCCCGCTTTGCCCACGCCCTGGCGCTCAACTGGAATCTGGGCGAGGAAAACACCCAGACCCCCGAGGAACAGCGCGCCATGGCCAGGTTTATTCGGGACACCGACCCGTACCACCACCCCATCGTCGTCCATACTTATCCGCACTGGCAGGACCGCGTGTACCCCCCCCTGCTGGGCGACCAATCGGTGCTGACGGGAGCGTCCCTGCAAAATGGCTGGGACCAAACACACCAACGCACCTTGAAATGGATTCAGGAATCGGCCAAGGCCGGCAAGCCGTGGGTGGTGGCCAATGACGAACAAGGCCCGGCTGACCTGGGCGTGCCGCCGGATCCCGGTTATGCCGGCTTCAACGGCAAGGCCCAGCAGGGCAACCGAACTTATGATTTGCATGACATCCGCAAGCTCACCCTCTGGGGCAACCTCATGGCGGGCGGCGCCGGTGTGGAGTATTACTTCGGCTACAAATTGCCGCAAAACGACCTGGCCTGCGAGGATTGGCGGAGCCGCGACCGCTCCTGGGACTACTGCCGATTGGCCCTGCAATTCTTTGCCGACCACAAGATTCCCTTCTGGGAAATGCGCAATGCCAACGCGCTCATCGGCAATCTGAAAAACGACAACAGCAAATACTGCCTGGCCAAAACCGGCGAAATCTACCTGGTCTATTTACCCAATGGCATGCAGAGCGGGCCGGTGGAATTGGACCTGACAGGCGCCGCCGGCGTTTTCAAAGTGCAGTGGTTTAACCCGCGCGCGGGCGGACCTTTACAAAACGGCTCCCTCACGACGGTCAATGCTGGCGCCAAAGTTTCCCTGGGCGCACCCCCTGCCGACCCCGCAGAAGACTGGCTGGCCGTGGTTCAAAAGTAAAAATCCATGCCATGAGCGGCGCGGGGGCAATGGCAGGCAAGTTCTGAGGAAACACTCTTGAGTTGATACAGGCCAGGTGACTGCACGGAGAGCTTGGCTTATGCCGTTTTGCCCAACCATTCCCAGAATCCCAGCCGCTCCAGCTCCCGGTGCAGTGATTGCCTCTCGGTTTCGCTCAACCAACGCAAGGGCGGCCGCGTCGGTCCCACCTCCACTCCCACCATGGCCATTACCGCCTTGCTGGCCGGTAAAAACCCGTAACGGGCCAATAATTCAATGAGCTGCACCGCGCGGTATTGCTCCATGCGAGCGGCATCCCAATTCCCGCGTGCAAATGCCCCCATAAGCCGGTGGTATAAAGGCGCGGCAAAATTATAAGTGCTGCCCACCGCTCCCCTGGCCCCCAGCGCCAGGGCCGCCAGCAGCCATTCATCCCGCCCCCAAGCCACATCCAAGGTTCCGCCTGCTGCGCGCAGGCAATGCTGATAAGCCATCAAATCGCTGCCCGTGTATTTTAACCCGGCAAAATTGGGGATGCGCTCCGCTGCCTGCTCCACAAAATCCGGCATGGATAGGTGGACCCCGGTAAAGCCCGGGATGTCGTAGTAATAGAAGGGCGTCTCGGGTGCCGCCGAAGCCACCCCTGCACACCAATCCACCAAATCCGCCACCGTGGCCGGCTTGTAATAACTGGGCGCCAGGGCGCCCATGGCAATAGCACCGTGACGTTGGGCGCTGGCCGCCAGCGTGCGGGCATCCTCCAAAGCATTGGCTCCCACGTGCACAACAACTTTCATTTCCATCCCCTGCGTTACCGAAAGCCAGCGTTCGGTCAACGCCAGCCGTTCAGGCATAGTCAGCGAAGCCCATTCGCCCGTGGTGCCGCCAATGAACACCCGGCACACATCCTGTCTCAACAAGTGCTCTGCCTGCCGTTCGACTGCGGCCAGATGCAGCGTGCCGTCAGGCAGAAATGGCGTGTGTGGCGCGGCCACAATGCCGTGCAAGGGATGATGTGGTTTCATGGTCATGACTGTTTTCAAGGGCCGGTCATCGCGGGCGGGTCATCCCGCTGCCGGGGCTGAATGAGTAGCACAAGGCTGACGGACAACAAGGCCACCACCGAAAAAATCCCAAAAATGGCGAGCAAAGGCACCCGCTGGTCACGCAGGATGCCAAAAAACCAATCGGCCAGCCCACCACAACTGATGCTGACCATGTTCATCAACCCATAACCGGTGGCGCGCAAGTGAGGGCGCGTCACCTGGCATAGAATGGGCATGTTGTTGGCGTCAAAAAATCCCCAGCCCCACCCAAATAAAACCAGAAAACTGACCGCCACCCACAGCCTGCCCGTTTGCGGCGAATATCCCACACCAAACATCGCCACAGCCACGCAGACTGTGCCGATGGCGCTGGTATAAATCCGCCCTCGGACATCACGCCGGCTCCATCGGTCCGCCAGCCAGCCGCCGGCCAGCGCACCAAAAATACAGGCCACCATCCAGTAGAGAGTTGCCGACACCCCCGCCTTGCCTTGTCCAATCCCAAACTCGGCCTTCAACACGGCCGGCATCCAATCGCGCACAATCCATGCCGCCATGGCCGGCAGGGTGAAGTAAAGCACGAGCAGGATGAAACCGAGGTTGCCGAACAGCTCCCGCAAAGCCCGGCCAGGCGGTGCGCCGGAGGCCGCGGCCACATCCGCGCGAGGCGGGGCGTTGCGCAACGCCCAAAACAAGGGCGCCGCATAAACCACGCCCAGGACACCACACACATCAAACAGCCAGCGCCAGCCCAGTGAGGGATGATCCGCAGCATAACCGCTGAATCCCCCGATGATAACCCCCAGGTAGATGCCCAATTGATGCAGTCCCACCGCCCGCGAGCGGGTTGGTCCCGCATGATAATCCGCAATCAATGCCAGAGCCGCCGGAATGTAAAACGCCTCGCTGATGCCCATGATGGCGCGCGTAGCCATGAGTTCACCGTAAGTCTGCACCTGGCCCGTCGCCCACGTGATGGCCGACCACGCCGCCAGACTAAAAACAATGACATGCCGCCGACTGAAACGGTCGGCCAGGTAGCCCCCAATCGGGCTCATCAGCGCATAAGTCCATTTGAACAAGGCCAGAATCTTGCCCCAGTTGGCTTCCAGTTGAATGTCCGGAATGTCGGCCATGACCGAAAACTTCATGGCCGCCAGCATCTGCCGGTCCATGTAATTCAACAATGCCACGGGCACCAGCAGCACTACCACGCGCCACGCACCGGCGCTCGGCGTGGCTCCAGAGGCAGGAGGAACGGTCGTCTGAGCGTTACGGTCTGAGGGCATGTTCAAGCCGCTGATTGACAACATTGTAAAAGGCACGCCGCCACCGGGCCAGTGATTTGTCGCAAGCATGTCTTTTCCCTCGCCCGGGTTGTCGGCACGCTGGTTTTCGGTTAAAGTACCAGTGTGAAGTATCTCAGCAAGGGCGCCAGAAGGCGCAGGTGTGGCGGGTGGGCGCTGGTGGTTCTCATTTGGTTGTGGAGTCTCGCAGGAGCATTGGCCGCCAACCGCGAAATCCGCCTGCGGAATGAGCGCATCACCCCGCCGCCCAAGACCGCCGCCGCCAGCGCCAACCTCGTGGCTGTACCACCCGTGAATGGCCTGTTTCTCATTCAGTTTACCGGGCCATTGCAACCGGAATGGCGTACGGAACTGGCTGCCCAAGGGGTGGATTTGTTATGGCATGTGCCCGAGGATGCTTTTGTGGCCCGGCTCTCTGAAGTCTCCGTGCCGGCGCTGACGGCGCGCCCCTATGTGCAATGGGTGGGAGAATACCGCCCGGAACATAAGGTGCTACAAGGGCTTTTCCCTCCCCTGCTCGCGGCTGGCGAGCAGCCTGGGCGGCCCATTCGGGTTCTCCTCGCGCCCCGGCCCCGGCCGGCGGAGCTGGCCGCCTTGCGGCGGCTCTGGCCGGGTTTTGAGCGCGCCACCCGCACCCGTGACACATTGATTTGGCATGGCTGGGCCACCCCTCAACAGGCCCAGCGTCTGGCCCAGTCCCCGGCCGTGCTGTGGATTGAACGCGCCGCCCAACCCCAATTATACGATGAAATAGCCACGAAAATTGTGGCGGGCGAGGACGGCAACATCGGCACCCGCGCCCTGGTGCATCAACTGGGCTTTGACGGCACCGGCGTGACTGTCAGCGTGGCCGACAGCGGCCTGGATACCGGGCGGGCCTCGCCCATTCACCCTGACATCCGGGGACGCATTGGACCGTTTTTCTATTACGGCGCTTTAACCGATGCCTCCGATGAACACGGCCACGGCACGCATGTCGCCGGCATCATTGCCGGCAACGCTGCGACGCAGGAAACGGATGAGTATGGTTACCTCTATGGCCTGGGGGTGGCCCCTGGTGTGCGGCTGGTCACCCAGCGCATGTTTGACGGGGCCGGCATGTATGAGGCGCCGCCCAGTTTTGCCACGCTCACCCGCGATGCCGTGCGGGCCGGGGCGGAGATTGGCTCCAACAGTTGGGGCGATGACACTCATGGACGTTATGACCTGAGCGCCATGGAGTTTGACGCCCTGGTGCGCGATGCCGATGAACTGGCCTTTGGTGACCAGCCTTACATCCTCGAGTTCTCCGCCGGCAACGCCGGCCCCGGCGCGCAAACCATCGGCAGCCCGGCGGTGGCGAAAAACGTCATTGCCACCGGCGCCTCACAAAATGACCGCACCGGTTTCTTTTTGTTTGAGGACGGCATTGAAACCATGGCCGATTTTTCCAGCCGCGGCCCCTGCGAAGATGGACGCATCAAGCCGGACGTGGTCGCGCCCGGCACGTGGATTGCCTCGCTCAAATCCTCGTTTGCCCCCGAAGACAACGCCTGGGCGCCCATTTCCTCCTATTACTTCTACATGGGCGGCACCAGCCAGGCCGGCCCGCACGTTTCTGGCGCTGCCGCAGTGTTTGTTCAATATTATCGCATGACGCACACCAACCAGACGCCCTCGCCCGCCCTGGTCAAGGCCGCGCTGATTGACTGCGCCTGGGACATGGACGACACCGTGGAAACCGGACCCGTGCCCAATCACGATGAAGGCTGGGGCCGGGTGGACCTGACCGAACTCATCGGAGGAGAACGCCGGCATATCATGGTGGACCAAACGGTGACTTTGGCCACCGGCCAGGCCTGGGAATACCGCTTTGTGGTCAGCGGCAGCGCCGAACCGTTGAAAGTCACGCTGACCTATACCGATGTCCCCGGCCTGCCGGCCGCGTTGCCCGCGCTGGTCAATGATTTGGATGTGGTCGTCATCGGCCCGGACGGCACGCGCTATCACGGCAATCAAATCTGGGAGGGCGAATCCGCGCCCAACCCGCCGTCCTACGACAACCTGAACAACGTGGAGGGCGTGCGGCTGAACGCTCCCACCCCCGGCCAATACACCGTCCGCGT
This is a stretch of genomic DNA from Fontisphaera persica. It encodes these proteins:
- a CDS encoding DUF5060 domain-containing protein, with the protein product MDGTDMLTQSITALTTNSNSSNMRRNLTPACIATAALLLAAAIVPANPAGLPLHQPRQPDGRGEITISGELKQWHKVTLTVDGPFAHEQDKEPNPFTDYCLTVEFVHESGAPRYRVPGYFAADGNAAHSSAEAGTRWRAHLSPDKPGRWTYTISFLRGPQAALQDKPTGAPVIGHGRTGSFTIAPTDKTGRDFRARGRLQYVGKHHLQFAGTSDYFLKAGADAPENLLAYADFDGTHSRKLNRQARPGEALPAGLKTWQAHVADWRPGDPTWKDGKGKGLIGALNYLAGKGCNAFSFLPYNVGGDGNDVWPFVEPTEKMHYDCSKLDQWGIVFEHATRLGLYLHFKLQETEMDDNRLGDRDTPATVPAALDGGALGPERKLYCRELIARFAHALALNWNLGEENTQTPEEQRAMARFIRDTDPYHHPIVVHTYPHWQDRVYPPLLGDQSVLTGASLQNGWDQTHQRTLKWIQESAKAGKPWVVANDEQGPADLGVPPDPGYAGFNGKAQQGNRTYDLHDIRKLTLWGNLMAGGAGVEYYFGYKLPQNDLACEDWRSRDRSWDYCRLALQFFADHKIPFWEMRNANALIGNLKNDNSKYCLAKTGEIYLVYLPNGMQSGPVELDLTGAAGVFKVQWFNPRAGGPLQNGSLTTVNAGAKVSLGAPPADPAEDWLAVVQK
- a CDS encoding dihydrodipicolinate synthase family protein, which codes for MKPHHPLHGIVAAPHTPFLPDGTLHLAAVERQAEHLLRQDVCRVFIGGTTGEWASLTMPERLALTERWLSVTQGMEMKVVVHVGANALEDARTLAASAQRHGAIAMGALAPSYYKPATVADLVDWCAGVASAAPETPFYYYDIPGFTGVHLSMPDFVEQAAERIPNFAGLKYTGSDLMAYQHCLRAAGGTLDVAWGRDEWLLAALALGARGAVGSTYNFAAPLYHRLMGAFARGNWDAARMEQYRAVQLIELLARYGFLPASKAVMAMVGVEVGPTRPPLRWLSETERQSLHRELERLGFWEWLGKTA
- a CDS encoding MFS transporter, with translation MPSDRNAQTTVPPASGATPSAGAWRVVVLLVPVALLNYMDRQMLAAMKFSVMADIPDIQLEANWGKILALFKWTYALMSPIGGYLADRFSRRHVIVFSLAAWSAITWATGQVQTYGELMATRAIMGISEAFYIPAALALIADYHAGPTRSRAVGLHQLGIYLGVIIGGFSGYAADHPSLGWRWLFDVCGVLGVVYAAPLFWALRNAPPRADVAAASGAPPGRALRELFGNLGFILLVLYFTLPAMAAWIVRDWMPAVLKAEFGIGQGKAGVSATLYWMVACIFGALAGGWLADRWSRRDVRGRIYTSAIGTVCVAVAMFGVGYSPQTGRLWVAVSFLVLFGWGWGFFDANNMPILCQVTRPHLRATGYGLMNMVSISCGGLADWFFGILRDQRVPLLAIFGIFSVVALLSVSLVLLIQPRQRDDPPAMTGP